From one Lolium rigidum isolate FL_2022 chromosome 4, APGP_CSIRO_Lrig_0.1, whole genome shotgun sequence genomic stretch:
- the LOC124705962 gene encoding protein IQ-domain 26-like, giving the protein MGKAARWFRGFLGGGGKKDQSKDQKPIAPASNAKRWSFGKSSRDSAEAAAAAAAVATSASGGNAAIARAAEAAWLRSVYDETDREQSKHAIAVAAATAAAADAAVAAAQAAVAVVRLTNKGRPAAVHAGDHPLGPGAAAVRIQTAFRGFLAKKALRALKALVKLQALVRGYLVRKQAAATLQSMQALVRAQASMRAHRAGASAALPQLHHSSFRPRRSLQERYADDTRSEHGVAAYSRRLSASIESSSYGYDRSPKIVEMDTGRPKSRSSSRRASSPLLDPCEEWCAANNPMSSPLLPCHMPGGAPPRIAVSAPRHLPEYDWCAMEKARPATAQSTPRYMMNAPATPTKSVCGAGGYSSSSLLSCPSYMSSTQSFEAKVRSHSAPKQRPEPPAAATTNRKRVPLSEVVVTESRASLSGVGMQRSCNRVQEAFNFKTAVVGRLDRLSTGATENDGQAFVQRRW; this is encoded by the exons ATGGGCAAGGCGGCACGCTGGTTCCGCGGCTTCCTGGGCGGTGGCGGTAAGAAGGACCAGAGCAAGGACCAGAAGCCGATAGCCCCAGCTAGCAATGCCAAGCGCTGGAGCTTCGGCAAATCGTCGAGGGACTcggccgaggccgccgccgccgcagcagcggTAGCTACGTCGGCCTCCGGTGGCAACGCCGCGATCGcgagggcggcggaggcggcctgGCTCAGGTCGGTGTACGACGAGACGGACCGGGAGCAGAGCAAGCACGCCATCGCCGTGGCCGCGGCcaccgcggcggcggccgacgcggccgTGGCTGCGGCccaggccgccgtcgccgtcgtgcgCCTTACGAACAAGGGTCGGCCCGCTGCTGTCCACGCCGGCGACCACCCTCTTGGCCCCGGCGCCGCGGCCGTCCGGATCCAGACGGCATTCAGAGGTTTCTTG GCAAAGAAGGCGTTGCGAGCGCTCAAGGCACTGGTGAAGCTACAAGCGCTGGTGCGCGGGTACCTCGTGCGCAAGCAGGCGGCTGCCACGCTGCAGAGCATGCAGGCGCTCGTCCGCGCGCAGGCCAGCATGCGCGCCCACcgcgccggcgccagcgccgcTCTCCCGCAGCTCCACCACTCCTCTTTCCGGCCGCGCCGATCCCTG CAGGAGCGGTATGCGGACGACACGCGGAGCGAGCACGGGGTGGCGGCGTACAGCCGGAGGCTATCGGCGAGCATCGAGTCGTCGTCGTACGGGTACGACCGGAGCCCCAAGATCGTGGAGATGGACACCGGCCGGCCCAAGTCGCGGTCGTCGTCGCGCCGGGCGAGCTCCCCGCTGCTCGACCCCTGCGAGGAGTGGTGCGCCGCCAACAACCCCatgtcctcgccgctgctgccgtgCCACATGCCAGGCGGCGCGCCGCCTCGCATCGCCGTCTCGGCCCCGCGCCACCTCCCGGAGTACGACTGGTGCGCGATGGAGAAGGCCCGGCCGGCCACGGCGCAGAGCACGCCACGGTACATGATGAACGCGCCGGCCACCCCGACCAAGAGCGTGTGCGGCGCCGGCGGctactcgtcgtcgtcgctgctcagcTGCCCCAGCTACATGTCCAGCACGCAGTCGTTCGAGGCCAAGGTGCGGTCGCACAGCGCGCCGAAGCAGCGGCCGGAGCCCCCCGCCGCCGCGACCACGAACCGGAAGCGGGTGCCGCTGAGCGAGGTGGTGGTGACGGAGTCCCGGGCCAGCCTGAGCGGCGTAGGCATGCAACGGTCGTGCAACCGGGTGCAGGAAGCCTTCAACTTCAAGACAGCCGTCGTCGGCCGCCTCGACCGCTTGTCGACGGGGGCCACCGAGAACGACGGGCAGGCGTTCGTGCAGAGGAGATGGTGA